The Aminipila terrae nucleotide sequence GGCAAATATTGAAAAGCTGGGATTATCGGATAGAATCACTGTATATCTGGGAGATGGGACAGAAATAATAGAAAAGCTTTATACAGAAGGTTGTGAACACTTTGACATGGTTTTTATTGACGCTTCCAAGAGTCATTATAAACGTTTCTTTGATGCAGCCATAAAGTTAGTCTGTAAAGACGCTATAATCATATCCGATAACGTACTTATGAAAGCAATGACCGTTTCCGATGAGTATGATACTCATGGAAAACACAAAACAAATATCCGTAGGATGAGGGAATATGTAGAGTATATTAATCAGGCTGATTATTGTCATACCTGTGTCATTCCGGTAGGTGACGGATTGGCAATCAGTATTTTCCATCAGGAAGCTATGGATTTACAATAAATATATTATGGATACAAGAGGTAAAAATGAAGAAAATAGAACTTTTAGCTCCCGCAGGAGATTTAGAAAAATTAAAAATAGCCATTGATTATGGTGCAGATGCCGTATATTTTGGTGGAGAAATGTTTAGTTTAAGAGCAGGAGCAGGTAATCTTACAATTGATGAGATTAAAGAAGGGGTATATTATGCGCACGCAAAAGGTAAAAAAGCATATTTAACGGTTAACATATATGCCCACAATGAAGATATTAAACCTTTTGAAGAATACCTGAATAAAATAAAGGATATTAATATTGATGCATTTCTGGTTTCTGATCCAGGTATCTTACTGCTGATAAAAGAAGCTATTCCAGATGCAGAGTTCCATCTGAGCACTCAGGCGAATATGACTAATTTTAAAGCTGCTGAATTTTGGCACCAGCAGGGGATAAAAAGAATTGTATTAGCCAGAGAGCTAACCTTTGAAGAAATAAAAGAGCTTCATAGTAAAATGCCTGAAGGAATGGAAATAGAAGCTTTTGTTCAGGGAGCAATGTGCATTTCCTACTCAGGGAGATGTCTGCTTAGCAATTTTATGATTGAACGGGATGCCAACAGAGGTCAATGTGCACATCCTTGCAGATGGAAATACAGTCTTGTTGAGGAACAACGACCTGATGAATATTTTCCTGTGGAAGAAGATGAGCGTGGAACCTATATCTTAAATTCCAGAGATTTATGTATGATTGATCATATACCAGAACTGATAAATTCAGGAATTGTATCTGCAAAAATAGAAGGCCGTATGAAAAGTGTTTTTTATGTTGCTACTATTGTAAGTGCCTATAGAAAGGCCATTGATGCTTACTATGCTGATCCTGAAAATTATGTATTCAAAGAAGAATGGTTAAATGAACTGAAAAAAGTCAGCCACAGACAATTTACCACTGGATTTTATTTTAATAAGCCTACAAACAAGGATCAGGACTATCAGACCAGCGCATATACAAGAGAGTATACTTTTACAGGATTAGTAAAGGATTACAATCCTGAGACAGGAATAGCATTAGTTGAGCAAAGGAATAAAATGAGTATAGGGGAAGAAATCGAAATATTTGGTCCAAATGATGATTTCTTTACCCAGACTCTTCAAATCATGATGGATGAAAATGGAGAACCCGTTGAATCAGCACCTCATCCTCAACAACTTTTACAGATAAAAGTGAATCAGCCTGTTGCATCTGGATTTATGTTGCGAAAAAAGAAATAAAATGATATAATTTTCCACGTAATTCAAATATTAGTCAAAATTTTTTTAATTGTAAAAAGGAGAGAAAAAAGAATGTCTTCGGACCCCAGTATGCCAGTGATGGCACAAATATTATTTTTAGCATTTTTAATTTTTATAAATGCATTTTTTGCAGCTGCAGAAATGTCTATCGTATCTGTCAACAAGAATAAAATAAAAGTTCTTGCACAGGAGGGTAATAAAAAGGCTGCAATGGTACGTGATTTATTAGATAATCCCAATATATTTTTATCAACTATTCAGGTTGCAATTACTCTGGCAGGTTTTCTTGCCAGTGCTTCGGCAGCTGTAGGTATGTCTGATATTTTAAGTAAATTCTTCATTAATTTGGGGATTCCTTATAGTGACTATATTGCGATTCTTGTAGTAACCATTATTTTATCTTATGTTACCCTTGTTTTAGGTGAACTGTATCCTAAAAGAATAGCCCTTCAACATGCTGAAAGTATTTCAATGCTTGTGGTGCGGCCCATTGTACTCTTATCCAAAGTAACAAAACCTTTTGTATGGGTTCTGTCTTTCTCAGTAAATATAATTTTAAGACTAACCAGACAAAAAACAAATATTGAAGACGAAGAATTTTCGGAAGATGAAGTTATGTCTATGCTTGAAGTAGGTCAGGAAACTGGTGTACTTAAAGAAAAAGGGAAAAAAATGATTAACAGCATTTTTGCCTTTGATGATAAGCTTGCTTACGAAGTAATGACCCCTAGAACAGATGTCTTTTATATTGATATAAATGATCCTACTGAAGAATATATTGATGAATTAATGGAACTGAGATACTCCAGAATTCCAGTATACGAAGATGATAGTGACAATATTATCGGCATACTGCATATAAAGGATTATCTTATAAAGGCCCGTGAAGATGGATTTGAAAATGTCGAAATCCGTTCCATTTTAAGAAAGCCTTATTTTGTTCCTGAAACCAAGAATATTGATTCACTATTCTTTGATTTGCAAAGTTCAAAACAGCATATTGCTATACTAATTGATGAATATGGTGGATTTTCTGGTATCGTGACCATGGAAGATATTATTGAAGAAGTAATGGGAAACATCGATGACGAGTATGATGAAGAAGAACTTCCAATTGAGAAAATTGACGATAATACATTTATTGTTGATGGATTTATCAATTTAAATGATTTAGATGAAGAACTTGATTTAAACCTTCAATCTGAAAACAGTGAAACTCTGGGAGGACTGTTAATTGACCTTCTGGGAGAAATACCAGATGAGGCCGAACCGGATAAACGTGTTATCGAGTACGAAAACTGTGTATTTAAAATACAATCTGTTAAAGAGCGAAGAATTGAAAAAGTAAAGTTATATATTGTTCCAGATTCCCTGGAAGATACAATAGTAGAAAAAGCTGAATAAATAAGTAGGAACACATTCTCCATGAGAATGTGTTTTTTTTTGCACATATTAAATTTTAATCATAATTTCTTGTCCAAGCAATATCTTTATGATATGGAGGTGTTAAACATGGACAAAAATATTGAAAGTATACTGATAAAAATGCCGCAGGATCTTGAGAATACGCTTCGGAGTCTGCCCGATACCATTATAAATAATGCTGAAGAATTTCGGTTTAGAATCGGACAGCCCATTTCAATAATTTCAAAAAATGAAGAATTCCATATATCATATGCTGTAACCTATGAAATGCTCAATAATCTCATAAACCGCATGCTAAATTATTCTTATTATGCTTACGAAGCGGAATTAGCAAATGGTTATATAACCATTGAAGGGGGCACAGAGCAGGTGTATGTGGTAAGGTGGTTCTTGACAAAGGTAATGTGAAACTCATCAAAGATATATCTTCTGTAAATATCCGATGCAGCAGAGAGGTAATAGGGGCTTCCGATGGATGTATTAATAAGATTTTGAAACCGGATGGCACTATCCATAATACCTTGATTGTTTCGCCGCCTAAGTGCGGAAAAACCACTTTGTTAAGAGATCTCATAAGAAATTTAAGCAGTAAAGGATTTCGGGTGGGAGTATGTGATGAAAGATCAGAAATAGCCGGCAGCTATCGCGGCAATACTTACTATGATTTGGGTCCACGCACAGACATTTTAGACGGCTGTCCCAAAGAGCAAGGAATCATCATGCTCATAAGAGCCATGTCGCCTAATATCATTGCTACAGATGAAATCGGTAAAAGTGCTGACATTTATGCTATAGAAACCGCCATGTGTGCAGGGGTTAACTTGATTACTACTATACATGGGAATTCTTATGAGGATGTTTTAAATTCGGCCATAGGCGGTCTTATCAAAAAAGGAATTTTCTCTTGTATCATTTTTTTATCAAATGTACCCAAAACCGGATCAATTAAAGAGATTATATATTCCAGTCAAAAAAAGGCCGATAACGGTAAAAATATTATGTAAATCATAAGAAAGG carries:
- a CDS encoding O-methyltransferase → MNIINDKVTQYIDELYKPLTSQLGQLRKEAEEAKVPIILKDTESLILNLIRMNRPKRILEIGTAVGYSSSCFATIYNDTKIVTIEYNEETYKTALANIEKLGLSDRITVYLGDGTEIIEKLYTEGCEHFDMVFIDASKSHYKRFFDAAIKLVCKDAIIISDNVLMKAMTVSDEYDTHGKHKTNIRRMREYVEYINQADYCHTCVIPVGDGLAISIFHQEAMDLQ
- a CDS encoding peptidase U32 family protein; this encodes MKKIELLAPAGDLEKLKIAIDYGADAVYFGGEMFSLRAGAGNLTIDEIKEGVYYAHAKGKKAYLTVNIYAHNEDIKPFEEYLNKIKDINIDAFLVSDPGILLLIKEAIPDAEFHLSTQANMTNFKAAEFWHQQGIKRIVLARELTFEEIKELHSKMPEGMEIEAFVQGAMCISYSGRCLLSNFMIERDANRGQCAHPCRWKYSLVEEQRPDEYFPVEEDERGTYILNSRDLCMIDHIPELINSGIVSAKIEGRMKSVFYVATIVSAYRKAIDAYYADPENYVFKEEWLNELKKVSHRQFTTGFYFNKPTNKDQDYQTSAYTREYTFTGLVKDYNPETGIALVEQRNKMSIGEEIEIFGPNDDFFTQTLQIMMDENGEPVESAPHPQQLLQIKVNQPVASGFMLRKKK
- a CDS encoding hemolysin family protein, coding for MSSDPSMPVMAQILFLAFLIFINAFFAAAEMSIVSVNKNKIKVLAQEGNKKAAMVRDLLDNPNIFLSTIQVAITLAGFLASASAAVGMSDILSKFFINLGIPYSDYIAILVVTIILSYVTLVLGELYPKRIALQHAESISMLVVRPIVLLSKVTKPFVWVLSFSVNIILRLTRQKTNIEDEEFSEDEVMSMLEVGQETGVLKEKGKKMINSIFAFDDKLAYEVMTPRTDVFYIDINDPTEEYIDELMELRYSRIPVYEDDSDNIIGILHIKDYLIKAREDGFENVEIRSILRKPYFVPETKNIDSLFFDLQSSKQHIAILIDEYGGFSGIVTMEDIIEEVMGNIDDEYDEEELPIEKIDDNTFIVDGFINLNDLDEELDLNLQSENSETLGGLLIDLLGEIPDEAEPDKRVIEYENCVFKIQSVKERRIEKVKLYIVPDSLEDTIVEKAE